The following are encoded together in the Zingiber officinale cultivar Zhangliang chromosome 8A, Zo_v1.1, whole genome shotgun sequence genome:
- the LOC122010300 gene encoding histone acetyltransferase KAT6A-like, translating into MSSTYPVLNNKSIDQWKVTELKEELKRRKLPVRGLKEELVRRLADAMDAEIMDTEEEVNDEVKKDEPKVEDQSDSVQVQTENSDVDIAPMVNKVKDPDEQDDFSNATMVDKDSNSANIAKAGICDGYTKVGKTECDAATEATSEVTNKDLKVEDARTVSSELDVSISETEANLVSLEDGATESHTATLQHDSDAVITRTEEKLDELVQDNSNLSLEEICPESHNQVSVVSLDLGSQVKCESIPIDSVSIIEKNKLKDNLNADDFHLEKEVVKQEMVQPSSNIVPSLGGDLQTVHDAKEQVKHLVSLEDTQIKKTIFVDEGKKEDNLDEESPEKLNLDRSSSDELMEDDVLESKNIDSNIKTEELVEKTEVTQELIVSDIKNIDVKQDVSIMEEIIDEDIKKPTVLTEKRKLEDQEAVAINEVPKRQRRWNSDAVKIPERQLSNLSTSSTPKNTFEITPRRTYIKSDLKPSGDSQKERIVPPSQKSATTSLRIDRFLRPFTLKAVQELLAKTGSVCSFWMDHIKTHCYVTYSSVEEATATRNAVYNLQWPSNGGNLLVAEFVDPQEVKARTEAPPQSPASITSNPNTPKAANFQQPQAAQPFVRQHSLKLHQLPFPPQRQPDPQPVREQLPPPPPREPDPPALTLDDLFKKTKATPRIYYLPLSEEEAASKLAARGKQSIKN; encoded by the exons atgtcgtctacatatcCCGTGCTCAACAATAAATCCATCGACCAGTGGAAGGTCACAGAATTGAAAGAAGAGCTGAAGAGAAGGAAACTCCCAGTAAGAGGTCTGAAGGAAGAACTGGTAAGGAGGTTAGCTGACGCAATGGATGCTGAGATCATGGACACTGAAGAAGAGGTGAATGATGAAGTCAAAAAAGATGAGCCTAAGGTGGAAGATCAGAGTGACAGTGTGCAAGTTCAGACAGAAAATTCTGACGTAGATATTGCCCCTATGGTTAACAAAGTTAAAGATCCAGATGAACAAGATGACTTCTCCAATGCCACTATGGTTGATAAAGATTCCAACAGTGCTAACATTGCTAAAGCTGGCATTTGTGATGGTTATACAAAAGTTGGAAAGACTGAATGTGATGCTGCAACAGAAGCTACTTCAGAAGTGACCAACAAAGACTTGAAAGTGGAAGATGCCAGAACAGTTTCTTCAGAATTGGACGTGTCCATTTCAGAAACAGAAGCTAACTTGGTCTCCCTAGAAGATGGTGCAACTGAGAGCCATACTGCTACCTTGCAGCATGATTCGGATGCAGTCATAACAAGAACTGAAGAAAAGCTCGATGAACTGGTGCAAGACAATTCAAACCTGTCCCTTGAGGAAATCTGCCCTGAATCACACAATCAGGTATCAGTGGTCAGTCTAGACTTAGGATCCCAGGTTAAGTGTGAGTCCATTCCTATTGATTCTGTGTCAATTATTGAAAAGAATAAACTAAAGGATAATTTAAATGCTGATGACTTTCATCTAGAAAAAGAGGTTGTTAAGCAGGAGATGGTTCAACCATCATCCAACATTGTTCCTTCACTAGGTGGCGATCTGCAGACTGTGCATGATGCCAAAGAGCAAGTTAAGCACCTGGTTTCCCTGGAAGATACACAAATTAAAAAGACTATATTTGTTGATGAAGGCAAGAAAGAAGATAACCTTGATGAAGAGTCTCCAGAAAAATTGAACTTGGATAGGAGTTCAAGTGATGAGTTAATGGAGGATGATGTATTGGAAAGTAAGAACATTGATTCCAATATCAAGACCGAGGAATTAGTTGAAAAAACTGAGGTGACACAGGAGCTCATTGTTAGTGATATAAAAAACATTGACGTTAAGCAGGACGTGTCAATTATGGAGGAAATCATTGATGAAGACATCAAGAAGCCAACAGTCCTTACTGAAAAGAGAAAGTTAGAAG ACCAAGAAGCTGTTGCAATCAATGAGGTTCCCAAGCGTCAACGGCGTTGGAATTCAGATGCTGTTAAAATTCCTGAACGCCAATTATCTAACCTCAGTACATCAAGTACACCTAAGAATACATTTGAAATTACTCCTAGGCGCACATATATTAAATCTGATTTAAAGCCATCTGGAGATTCTCAAAAGGAACGAATTG TACCACCATCACAGAAATCTGCAACTACTTCGTTAAGAATTGACAGATTTTTGCGCCCTTTTACTCTGAAAGCTGTTCAAGAGCTGCTTGCAAAAACTGGATCAGTTTGCAGTTTCTGGATGGACCACATTAAGACCCACTGCTATGTGACT TATTCTTCAGTGGAGGAAGCAACTGCAACACGCAATGCTGTTTACAATCTGCAGTGGCCTTCGAACGGTGGAAATCTTTTGGTCGCTGAGTTTGTTGACCCCCAAGAAGTCAAGGCACGAACTGAGGCCCCACCACAATCCCCAGCTTCCATTACCTCAAACCCAAACACTCCCAAGGCTGCAAACTTTCAGCAACCTCAGGCTGCTCAACCTTTTGTTCGCCAACATTCTCTGAAATTGCACCAGCTGCCGTTTCCCCCACAAAGACAGCCTGATCCGCAGCCTGTAAGAGAGCAACTCCCCCCACCTCCGCCGAGGGAACCAGACCCACCTGCTCTGACACTCGACGATTTGTTTAAGAAGACAAAGGCAACACCAAGGATCTATTACCTTCCCTTGTCTGAAGAAGAGGCGGCATCAAAGCTTGCAGCACGTGGTAAACAAAGCATCAAGAACTAG